One segment of Panicum virgatum strain AP13 chromosome 3K, P.virgatum_v5, whole genome shotgun sequence DNA contains the following:
- the LOC120699209 gene encoding uncharacterized protein LOC120699209 isoform X3, which translates to MAAWPAAAASLLVAVLSCCTAARAIRTHGGGGGYVSAVGDPGMRRDGLRVAWEAWNFCNEVGQEAPGMGSPRGADCFDLGRLNQIFAETSAGEDGQPVYEVVHRVTDADNSLRAGDPFPGAPASATVTDVDRYAAAKELYLGDRCQVPDSPAPWQFWMVMLKNGNLDTTAAICPENGRPARPFPQTSRFPCPGGAGCMNQPLVFHNRTALDGDGQWLRGGLFGTYELDAADLGSGDVSYYSVTWEKEVAASGENGGWAFHHKLRTSKMYPWLMLYLRSDATRGFSGGYHYDTRGMTKIVPESPDFKVRVTLEVKQGGGPNSQFYLMDMGSCWKNDGRPCDGDTATDVTRYSEMIINPETPAWCRPSRIDQCPPWHTFRNGTRVHRTDAARFPYAAYHVYCSPGNARRAEQPTTYCDAYSNPQPQEILQLVPHPVWGEFGYPTARGQGWVGDPRAWELDVGALSQALYFYQDTGTPPAKRRWTSLDVGTEIYVSENAEAEWTLSGFDVLVPDHCTRAQQGASNSCW; encoded by the exons ATGgcagcgtggccggcggcggcagcctccctcctcgtcgccgttctCTCGTGCTGCACGGCAGCACGGGCCATCAggacgcacggcggcggcggcggctatgtCTCCGCGGTCGGGGACCCCGGCATGCGCCGCGACGGCCTCCGCGTGGCCTGGGAGGCCTGGAACTTCTGCAACGAGGTCGGCCAGGAGGCCCCCGGCATGGGCAGCCCCCGCGGCGCCGACTGCTTCGATCTCG GAAGGCTAAATCAAATCTTTGCAGAGACCAGCGCCGGCGAGGACGGCCAGCCGGTGTACGAGGTGGTGCACCGGGTGACGGACGCGGACAACAGCCTCCGCGCGGGGGACCCGTTCCcgggggcgccggcgagcgccaccgTCACCGACGTCGACCGCTACGCGGCGGCCAAGGAGCTGTACCTCGGCGACCGGTGCCAGGTGCCCGACAGCCCGGCGCCGTGGCAGTTCTGGATGGTCATGCTCAAGAACGGCAACCtcgacaccaccgccgccatctgCCCGGAGAACGGCCGCCCGGCGCGCCCGTTCCCGCAGACGTCCCGGTTCCCCTGCCCGGGGGGCGCCGGGTGCATGAACCAGCCGCTGGTGTTCCACAACCGCACCGCtctcgacggcgacggccagTGGCTGCGCGGCGGGCTGTTCGGCACGTACGAGCTCGATGCCGCGGATCTCGGCAGCGGCGATGTGTCGTACTACTCCGTCACGTGGGAGAAGGAGGTTGCGGCGAGCGGCGAAAACGGCGGGTGGGCGTTCCACCACAAGCTGCGGACGTCCAAGATGTACCCATGGCTGATGCTGTACCTGCGCTCCGACGCCACCAGAGGATTCTCCGGCGGCTACCACTACGACACCAGGGGAATGACCAAGATC GTGCCTGAATCGCCGGACTTCAAGGTGCGCGTGACCCTGGAGGTGAAGCAGGGCGGCGGGCCCAACAGCCAGTTCTACCTGATGGACATGGGCAGCTGCTGGAAGAACGACGGGCGGCCCTGCGACGGTGACACCGCCACCGACGTCACCCGGTACAGCGAGATGATCATCAACCCGGAGACGCCGGCGTGGTGCCGGCCGTCGAGGATCGACCAGTGCCCGCCGTGGCACACGTTCCGGAACGGCACCCGCGTCCACCGCACCGACGCCGCCCGCTTCCCCTACGCCGCCTACCACGTCTACTGCTCCCCCGGGAACGCGCGGCGCGCCGAGCAGCCCACCACCTACTGCGACGCCTACAGCAACCCGCAGCCGCAGGAGATCCTGCAGCTCGTGCCGCACCCGGTGTGGGGCGAGTTCGGCTACCCGACGGCGAGGGGGCAGGGCTGGGTCGGCGACCCCAGGGCGTGGGAGCTCGACGTCGGCGCCCTGTCGCAGGCGCTCTACTTCTACCAGGACACGGGCACGCCGCCGGCCAAGAGGCGGTGGACGTCGCTCGACGTGGGCACGGAGATATACGTCAGCGAGAACGCCGAGGCCGAGTGGACGCTGAGCGGGTTCGATGTCCTTGTGCCGGACCACTGTACCAGGGCACAGCAAGGAGCCAGCAATAGCTGCTGGTAG
- the LOC120699209 gene encoding uncharacterized protein LOC120699209 isoform X1, protein MAAWPAAAASLLVAVLSCCTAARAIRTHGGGGGYVSAVGDPGMRRDGLRVAWEAWNFCNEVGQEAPGMGSPRGADCFDLETSAGEDGQPVYEVVHRVTDADNSLRAGDPFPGAPASATVTDVDRYAAAKELYLGDRCQVPDSPAPWQFWMVMLKNGNLDTTAAICPENGRPARPFPQTSRFPCPGGAGCMNQPLVFHNRTALDGDGQWLRGGLFGTYELDAADLGSGDVSYYSVTWEKEVAASGENGGWAFHHKLRTSKMYPWLMLYLRSDATRGFSGGYHYDTRGMTKIVPESPDFKVRVTLEVKQGGGPNSQFYLMDMGSCWKNDGRPCDGDTATDVTRYSEMIINPETPAWCRPSRIDQCPPWHTFRNGTRVHRTDAARFPYAAYHVYCSPGNARRAEQPTTYCDAYSNPQPQEILQLVPHPVWGEFGYPTARGQGWVGDPRAWELDVGALSQALYFYQDTGTPPAKRRWTSLDVGTEIYVSENAEAEWTLSGFDVLVPDHCTRAQQGASNSCW, encoded by the exons ATGgcagcgtggccggcggcggcagcctccctcctcgtcgccgttctCTCGTGCTGCACGGCAGCACGGGCCATCAggacgcacggcggcggcggcggctatgtCTCCGCGGTCGGGGACCCCGGCATGCGCCGCGACGGCCTCCGCGTGGCCTGGGAGGCCTGGAACTTCTGCAACGAGGTCGGCCAGGAGGCCCCCGGCATGGGCAGCCCCCGCGGCGCCGACTGCTTCGATCTCG AGACCAGCGCCGGCGAGGACGGCCAGCCGGTGTACGAGGTGGTGCACCGGGTGACGGACGCGGACAACAGCCTCCGCGCGGGGGACCCGTTCCcgggggcgccggcgagcgccaccgTCACCGACGTCGACCGCTACGCGGCGGCCAAGGAGCTGTACCTCGGCGACCGGTGCCAGGTGCCCGACAGCCCGGCGCCGTGGCAGTTCTGGATGGTCATGCTCAAGAACGGCAACCtcgacaccaccgccgccatctgCCCGGAGAACGGCCGCCCGGCGCGCCCGTTCCCGCAGACGTCCCGGTTCCCCTGCCCGGGGGGCGCCGGGTGCATGAACCAGCCGCTGGTGTTCCACAACCGCACCGCtctcgacggcgacggccagTGGCTGCGCGGCGGGCTGTTCGGCACGTACGAGCTCGATGCCGCGGATCTCGGCAGCGGCGATGTGTCGTACTACTCCGTCACGTGGGAGAAGGAGGTTGCGGCGAGCGGCGAAAACGGCGGGTGGGCGTTCCACCACAAGCTGCGGACGTCCAAGATGTACCCATGGCTGATGCTGTACCTGCGCTCCGACGCCACCAGAGGATTCTCCGGCGGCTACCACTACGACACCAGGGGAATGACCAAGATC GTGCCTGAATCGCCGGACTTCAAGGTGCGCGTGACCCTGGAGGTGAAGCAGGGCGGCGGGCCCAACAGCCAGTTCTACCTGATGGACATGGGCAGCTGCTGGAAGAACGACGGGCGGCCCTGCGACGGTGACACCGCCACCGACGTCACCCGGTACAGCGAGATGATCATCAACCCGGAGACGCCGGCGTGGTGCCGGCCGTCGAGGATCGACCAGTGCCCGCCGTGGCACACGTTCCGGAACGGCACCCGCGTCCACCGCACCGACGCCGCCCGCTTCCCCTACGCCGCCTACCACGTCTACTGCTCCCCCGGGAACGCGCGGCGCGCCGAGCAGCCCACCACCTACTGCGACGCCTACAGCAACCCGCAGCCGCAGGAGATCCTGCAGCTCGTGCCGCACCCGGTGTGGGGCGAGTTCGGCTACCCGACGGCGAGGGGGCAGGGCTGGGTCGGCGACCCCAGGGCGTGGGAGCTCGACGTCGGCGCCCTGTCGCAGGCGCTCTACTTCTACCAGGACACGGGCACGCCGCCGGCCAAGAGGCGGTGGACGTCGCTCGACGTGGGCACGGAGATATACGTCAGCGAGAACGCCGAGGCCGAGTGGACGCTGAGCGGGTTCGATGTCCTTGTGCCGGACCACTGTACCAGGGCACAGCAAGGAGCCAGCAATAGCTGCTGGTAG
- the LOC120699209 gene encoding uncharacterized protein LOC120699209 isoform X2: MSPRSGTPACAATASAWPGRPGTSATRSARRPPAWAAPAAPTASISVDPSIHKFRIASSALGQALFPRFENSGRLNQIFAETSAGEDGQPVYEVVHRVTDADNSLRAGDPFPGAPASATVTDVDRYAAAKELYLGDRCQVPDSPAPWQFWMVMLKNGNLDTTAAICPENGRPARPFPQTSRFPCPGGAGCMNQPLVFHNRTALDGDGQWLRGGLFGTYELDAADLGSGDVSYYSVTWEKEVAASGENGGWAFHHKLRTSKMYPWLMLYLRSDATRGFSGGYHYDTRGMTKIVPESPDFKVRVTLEVKQGGGPNSQFYLMDMGSCWKNDGRPCDGDTATDVTRYSEMIINPETPAWCRPSRIDQCPPWHTFRNGTRVHRTDAARFPYAAYHVYCSPGNARRAEQPTTYCDAYSNPQPQEILQLVPHPVWGEFGYPTARGQGWVGDPRAWELDVGALSQALYFYQDTGTPPAKRRWTSLDVGTEIYVSENAEAEWTLSGFDVLVPDHCTRAQQGASNSCW, from the exons atgtCTCCGCGGTCGGGGACCCCGGCATGCGCCGCGACGGCCTCCGCGTGGCCTGGGAGGCCTGGAACTTCTGCAACGAGGTCGGCCAGGAGGCCCCCGGCATGGGCAGCCCCCGCGGCGCCGACTGCTTCGATCTCGGTCGATCCATCCATTCAT AAATTTAGGATTGCCAGTTCGGCTCTGGGTCAAGCATTGTTCCCGAGATTCGAAAATTCAGGAAGGCTAAATCAAATCTTTGCAGAGACCAGCGCCGGCGAGGACGGCCAGCCGGTGTACGAGGTGGTGCACCGGGTGACGGACGCGGACAACAGCCTCCGCGCGGGGGACCCGTTCCcgggggcgccggcgagcgccaccgTCACCGACGTCGACCGCTACGCGGCGGCCAAGGAGCTGTACCTCGGCGACCGGTGCCAGGTGCCCGACAGCCCGGCGCCGTGGCAGTTCTGGATGGTCATGCTCAAGAACGGCAACCtcgacaccaccgccgccatctgCCCGGAGAACGGCCGCCCGGCGCGCCCGTTCCCGCAGACGTCCCGGTTCCCCTGCCCGGGGGGCGCCGGGTGCATGAACCAGCCGCTGGTGTTCCACAACCGCACCGCtctcgacggcgacggccagTGGCTGCGCGGCGGGCTGTTCGGCACGTACGAGCTCGATGCCGCGGATCTCGGCAGCGGCGATGTGTCGTACTACTCCGTCACGTGGGAGAAGGAGGTTGCGGCGAGCGGCGAAAACGGCGGGTGGGCGTTCCACCACAAGCTGCGGACGTCCAAGATGTACCCATGGCTGATGCTGTACCTGCGCTCCGACGCCACCAGAGGATTCTCCGGCGGCTACCACTACGACACCAGGGGAATGACCAAGATC GTGCCTGAATCGCCGGACTTCAAGGTGCGCGTGACCCTGGAGGTGAAGCAGGGCGGCGGGCCCAACAGCCAGTTCTACCTGATGGACATGGGCAGCTGCTGGAAGAACGACGGGCGGCCCTGCGACGGTGACACCGCCACCGACGTCACCCGGTACAGCGAGATGATCATCAACCCGGAGACGCCGGCGTGGTGCCGGCCGTCGAGGATCGACCAGTGCCCGCCGTGGCACACGTTCCGGAACGGCACCCGCGTCCACCGCACCGACGCCGCCCGCTTCCCCTACGCCGCCTACCACGTCTACTGCTCCCCCGGGAACGCGCGGCGCGCCGAGCAGCCCACCACCTACTGCGACGCCTACAGCAACCCGCAGCCGCAGGAGATCCTGCAGCTCGTGCCGCACCCGGTGTGGGGCGAGTTCGGCTACCCGACGGCGAGGGGGCAGGGCTGGGTCGGCGACCCCAGGGCGTGGGAGCTCGACGTCGGCGCCCTGTCGCAGGCGCTCTACTTCTACCAGGACACGGGCACGCCGCCGGCCAAGAGGCGGTGGACGTCGCTCGACGTGGGCACGGAGATATACGTCAGCGAGAACGCCGAGGCCGAGTGGACGCTGAGCGGGTTCGATGTCCTTGTGCCGGACCACTGTACCAGGGCACAGCAAGGAGCCAGCAATAGCTGCTGGTAG
- the LOC120699210 gene encoding uncharacterized protein LOC120699210 — translation MIQLLFALLAAEAALALSLLFRTPARRLALLALDRAKRGRGPVMARTVAATMLLVLASSGYSVAKIRRRAGELGQLTPTDQVLASRHLLEASLMGYSLFLGLIIDRLHHYIRELRTMKKNMEAVTKQSRTLEEAKLGGAEEIQGYQKEIASLKEQVQILKDQSQKKTEELKTAEANSVALQKQSEGLLMEYDRLIAENGDLRNQLQSIDLRMSHSDWKKNL, via the exons ATGATCCAGCTGCTGTTCGCGCTGCTggccgcggaggcggcgctggcgctgtCGCTGCTGTTCCgcacgcccgcgcgccgcctggcGCTGCTCGCCCTCGACCGCGCCAAGCGCGGCCGCGGGCCCGTCATGGCCAGGACCGTCGCGGCCACCATgctcctcgtcctcgcctcctccgGGTACAGCGTCGCCAAGATCAGGCGCCGCGCGGGGGAGCTCGGGCAGCTCACGCCCACGGACCAGGTGCTTGCGAGCCGGCACCTCCTCGAGGCGTCGCTCATGG GATATTCTCTGTTTCTGGGATTGATTATTGATCGGCTACATCACTATATTAGAGAGTTGAGAACTATGAAGAAAAACATGGAGGCTGTTACAAAACAGAGCCGGACATTAGAAGAAGCAAAACTTGGAGGCGCGGAAGAGATTCAAGGATACCAGAAAGAGATTGCAAGTTTGAAGGAACAAGTGCAAATACTCAAGGATCAGTCACAAAAGAAAACAGAGGAACTAAAAACTGCAGAAGCAAATTCTGTGGCTTTACAGAAACAATCTGAAGGTTTACTTATGGAGTATGACCGTCTAATTGCAGAGAATGGGGATTTGAGGAACCAGCTGCAGTCAATTGACCTCCGCATGTCCCATTCCGACTGGAAGAAGAATTTGTAA